The Lewinellaceae bacterium nucleotide sequence GGAAATCTGGTTGCCGGTTGGAATTCTGAATAGCATAAATATAATTAACCCCTAAAAGCCCCACGGAGAACTGTAAAGAGAAGACTGAGAACATACTGTTGCTAAACTGAAAAAACATGCAAAAATCGTCACCATTCAAATTTCTGGATGCTTATGAAAAAGAAGATCAGGATATCTTCTTTGGCAGAGATACGGAGGTAGAGGTTTTGTACCAGATGACTTACCAGTCTAATCTGTTGCTGGTGTATGGCATGTCAGGAACAGGAAAGACCAGTATCATCCGGTGCGGATTGGCCAATCGTTTTGAGAAAAGTGACTGGTTTGACATCTACGTCAGGCGACAGGAAAACATCAACGATTCACTGGTTCGCGAATTAAACGCACGGGACTCCTTAAATTCTTTTGAAGACGGAAATACCGTCCCCCAAATGGTGCATTCGCTTTACCTGGATCACCTGCGTCCCGTTTACCTCATTTTCGATCAGTTTGAAGAGTTATTTATCCTCGGTACGGAAGAAGAACAGCAGCAGTTGATCATCACCATCAAAGCCATACTCGACACTCAGGATCTTCCCTGTAAAATAATCATCGTCATGCGGGAGGAATATCTCGCGCATATGTCCAATTTTGAGAAGGTGGTCCCCACTCTTTTTGACAAAAGGCTGAGAATTGAACCCATGACCCGCGCCCTGGCTAAAGAAGTGATCCTGCGTACTGCCCGCAATGAAAAATTCAATATAGAACTCTGCTACGATGAAATTGCCGATGACATTATCGACAAAGTAACTGAAGGGAAAGGGCGTGTACCCTTAACCTACCTGCAAGTTTTCCTGGATAAGATGTATCGTGAAGCTTATGAAAAAGATCCGAATCAGATTGTTTTTGACAATGAACTCGTTGAAGAAATCGGGGAGATCGACGATGTGCTGGAAAGCTTCCTCGATGAGCAACTGAAGATATTTTCCAGGGAAGTAGACGGCTGGGACGAAGCCCTGCGCTTTCTGAAAGTTTTCGTCTCGGACAAAGGCACCAAAATTCCGGTACATCGGTCTGCGCTACCTGACCTGCTGCCCAATTTCAGCCTGATAAGGATCAATATCCATCTGAATTTCTTTGTCAACCGCCGAATATTGAGGCCACTCGATGATGATCAGTACGAAATGGCCCACGACAGCCTGGCCAGCAAAATTTTCAGGTCCAGGACAAAGGGCATCCCGATGCCTGCTGAACTGAACATCAACGAATCCCATGAGACTCCTTTCCTCGGCTTTGAACCCTATACCGAAAATTTTGCCGATATTTTCTACGGCAGGGACGAAGAACTTGAAGACCTGTTTTATAAAATCGTAAACGACATTGATATACGCACCACCCTGGTGATTGGTCCGATGGGAGTGGGAAAAACTTCCCTGATCCGTGCAGGATTGCTGCCACGGTTGAGAATATTATTCAACACACAATACATTCGATGCAACCGCGCTTTTATCGACAGCCCGGAAGTCCAGCAAATCCTGTCCACCGAACCCGTAGCAGGATCAGAACCATTGCTACTGAAACTGGCCTTTAAGTGGGAAAAAAAATTACCCGATCCGGGGGAAAGAAAAATCATCGTTTTTGACCAATTCGAAGAATTTTTCATTTGGATCAAACAACAAAAGGAACTGACTTATTTATTTTTACATTTTGGCCATCTTTTGGAATCCAGGCTTAATATCGACCTGGTACTGGTGGTAAGAGATGAATTCTTTTCGCAGCTCCAGGACCTGGAAGCCTTCGTGCCCGCCTTGCTGGAAGAACAGGTCCGGGTGAAACACATGAGTTTCAGAAAAGCTAAAGAAGTGGTGAAGAGTATGATGGAAAAAGCAGCCATGCAGGTAGAGGATGAAGGGATCATCGATAAAATAGTGGGCAACATACTCGAAGACAACGGCAAAGTTAACCTGACATACCTTCAATTGTATTTGGAACGTTTGTATAGGGAGGTGTGATGGTATTATGCAGCATTTTCAGGGTGCTACAAGGGTGTAATCATTTTATATAGATAATTCGTAATTAATAAACCGTGAAAAAAATAGACCTCAATTTATTGCAAAGTATCGGTAAGCCGCGGGCGATTATCGATGGTATGCTGGACAGGCAGATCCAGGCTTTGGAAGCAAAGTTGGGAAGTCGGGCCGGTGGTACCGGCAATAAATTGTTGTCTTTACTGGTCAAAAACGGATTCCGGGTTCAGCTATCCAAAGCTGAAATCATGGACCGGATGGGCAAGATGTCCAATTTGTCGGACATCCAGATAGACGCCCTGCTCAACGACATGCTCGAATCAGGATTACTCCGCCAAACCCTCACAGAACAATTTGAACTGGCCAACAATTTCATTGCCCGAAAGGCCCATGAAAAGGTAGAAGCGGAAAACAGGGTACTGAGCACCATCAAAACGACTATCCAGGACCGGATGAGCCGCAATCAGCTGCTCGACCAAACTTACCTGAATTATATTACCCCTTCTTTAGACCAGCTTAACCTCAAAACAGAGGAAAGGAAATTTGTCCGGGCATCGGAAGCTGCCGTTCGCCGGAATCGTAGGTTGATCAATACTGTCTTAACTGTCTTGTTTTTATTGATGGCTATTTTTGCCATTGGTGCGTTTTATAATTACAAACGGGCCACCTTGAACCTCAAAGAAGTAAATGAAACAAACAGCAAACTCGAGGCCGAAAAAAAGAAAACGCAGGAAGCCATCGCCATGGAAATCATTGCCCGGGAAACCGCCGATTCTCTCCGGATCGAAGCCGATTCTGCCCGGGCCGATGCAGAAAGAAAAACGATCATTGCCCTTCAGGCCAGGGATACCGCCGACCAATTGCGGTACAAAGCCATTGCTGACCGCGATAGCATCAATTCACTAAGGAAAGAAGCCCTTTCTCTTGTAGATCAGCTTGACCGGTTGAGAAAAAAAGCGGAACTCAAAGCAGATGAAGAAATTGAATTGCGGAAAATTGCCGAAGACAACAAAAATATTGCCGACTCTATCAGGTTAAAGGAAGAGCAACTCAACCGTGTCATTACTTCCCGTATCGCCGCCAACAGGAGCCTTCAGATCGAAGACCCGCATATGCGTTCCCTGATTGCCCTGGAAGCTTATAAGATCAATAAAAACAATGCTGAGGTCGGGGACATTCACCACCCCAGCATCGTCAAAGCCCTGTATGCGGCCGTGGAAGCCGGTGAGGAAGATTTCTTCAGGATCAAAGAGATCCTCGGAACCGTAAAAGACATCGTTGTGTCGCCCGATGGTAAAGCCTTTTATACGGCAGGCAGCGACGGTAAAGTCAGGAAATGGACTGTGACCGATTGGAGGTATCTTGGAAAACCAAAGGTCTCTATCAAAGAAATGAGCGCCCAGGCAGGAGGCGTTGTCAACACCATCTCCCTGAGTCCCGATGGCAGCAGACTTCTGGTGGGCGGCGAATCCGGTAATTTCCAGGTACTGAATACTTCTAATGGCAATTTACTTTCTACTTACAAGTTGCCGCATTCCGGGGAAAAAATATACCAGTGTGCCTTCGACGACGAAGGCAACTTTTGCGGACTGGGGCGCGACCATGCCTATTTCTGGTTTGAAGGCATCCTCGGTGATGTGACCCAAAAATATTTCAACTATAAAAGAGGAGACAATCGAAGCCCGCTCATCAGCCTGGACAAAGTCCCTTCCAAAATTGGCATGATCCGGAAAAAGAAAGATGGTTTTATCGCTTACAGCATTACCACCGCTTTCAGGGATTATTCGTACTGGATTTATTCCCAAAAACTGGATGGCCTGTCAAAAGGCCCGGAAGAATATTTATTGGAAAGGAATTTACCCGAAAACATTTACGGAAATCTGACGACAGTGGCATTTCACCAAGTGGATGAGGCCAATGGTTACCTGGTTTATGGTTTTAGCAGTGGCCGGATTATGATTTTGACTATCAATGAATTGAATGTATCTAATGATCCTTTTTTCTTTGATGAAAACAATCTTCTCAAGGCTCATCAGGCTTCCATCTCGGCGATTACCTTTAGTGATAACGGAAAGTATCTGGCGGTGGCCAGTTATGATGGCAGTGTCAGTATTTGGGATATGAGCAAATACCAGGAGGCTTCCTACCAACCCATGCTCTTTGACGGTATGTCCTCCTGGGCCACAACCGTAGCCTTTGCCCAAAATGATAAAACGCTGATAACAGGTTGCCGGGACGGCAGTTTATATTTTTGGAACACCAACCCGGAAGATTACGCCAACTATCTATGCCGCCACCTGGATGCTAACCAGGAGAAGTTTTTCGCGCAGCAAAGAGAGATCAACGATGTCCAGAATAAGTCGGGTGTGCTGGGTATCAGGCACAACGAACTGGAAAAAGACGATTATATAAAATATTTCGGGGCCATGGAAGATCCCACTCAACGAAAAGTAAAGGTTTGCGAACAATGAAAAAAGTGATCCGGATAATAGTCTTTCTGTTTCTTGGCATTCCCTTTACCGTTTTGGGTCAGACAGGTATAGACGAGGATTGTTATGAATTGCTGCAGAAGGCCAGACATGATTTAGAGATCGGGAAGATCGAACGCGTCGAAGAACGGGTCAAGGGATGTCTGAGGAGAAAGGATCTTTCGAGCGATCTGCGGGTTCAGATCCTTGAATTGCTTATTGAAACCTCCCTTTTCCTCGAGGAGGATGAAAAAGCAGAAAAATATTACAAAGACCTCAAATTCATCGATCCCTTTGCCACCCTTGACTATAATATACCTGAAACGAAGTACCTGCAGGAAAAATTCGAAACCTATCCCTCCACCACCTATAGCTTTTTTGCGGGAGGCTCGCCTAATTTAAAGGGTATCGCCATGGATGGAACTCCTGAAGGGGTTGGTCTCCTCGACCTGAACCTAAAAAGAGAAAGAGGCGACCTTTTCGGTTGGTTCGCTGGTGTTGAAGCAGCTTTTAACATCAACAACTCTCGCTGGGATGCCAGTATCGGGTACACTTTTCATAAAAATTACCTCCATTATTCTGCCGACCTTGAAAATGCCTTATTCGATGCCGGGACAGGGGAACGCGGACCGGCCACCCTTTCGTTCACGGAACAGGTTCACTGGTCACAAGTGGCCCTTGGCCTCGTTTACCAGTTCAAAAAAAGGGACAGGTTTGAAAAAATTATCTCCCCCTGCGTTTTCATCAAACTCGGAGGCATGTATGCCCATAATAATGCTTCAAAAATCACCTCTCCTGTTATTGATTTCCCCATTCAGGATGTTTTAAAAACCCGCGATGCTTTTGAGACCGGCCCTTTAAGGAATGATTTTCTTCTGTCGGCCAAAGTTGGAGGAGCAGTAAGAGTACGCCTCTACCGCCATTTTTTTGCACAAGGCGGGGTGGTTTATCACCGGGTACTGACCAATATGGCCAAAGGGGACTCGGCCAATGCCACCTACAACAACCTGGTCACCAATTTTAACTTCCAGGACGACGAGTTCACGGCGCATCAATTGGGCTTTTTTGCCGGCTTCGGATATTATCTGTTTAAAACGAAAAAGATAAAATAATGTCAAAACGTATTTTTGCCTCCATAACATTCCTTGTCCTGTTCCTCCAATATTCACCGATCATGGCCCAACAAATTTACGGAAACAATCCCCTGGTTCATACATACTCCATTGTCGCCATAGACCGGGAGACCGGTGAGATGGGCGTCGCGGTGCAATCCCACTGGTTCTCCGTCGGCTCCATCGTGATCTGGGGGGAAGCCGGAGTAGGAGTCATAGCCACCCAGTCTTTTGTCAATCCTGCTTATGGTCCCAACGGGCTTGAGTTGATGAAGATGGGCTTTTCTGCTGAAGAAGCACTGGAGATGTTACTCAAAAAAGACGAGGGCCGTGAAGTTCGCCAGGTAGCTTTCCTGGATGCCGGCGGAAATGTATCCACCCATACCGGCACCGGTTGCATCGACTTTGCCGGATCACAACAAGGCGACGGATATTCCGTCCAGGCCAATCTGATGGCCAGCGATCAGGTGTGGCCCATGATGGCCAAAGCCTATGAAGGTTCAAAAGGCAAACCCCTGGCGGAAAGACTCATCATTGCTTTGGAAGCGACCCAGGCCGCTGGCGGTGACCTGCGCGGCAAACAATCGGCAGCCATTCTCGTGGTGGCCCCCGAATCCACCGGCCAATCGTGGGTGGATCGCCTCATCGATCTAAGGGTGGAGGACCACCCTACCCCGGTAAAGGAACTCCGCCGACTCCTGAAAGTCCATACGGCCTATACCCATATGAACAACGGTGACTTGGCCATCGAACACGGCGACGTCCCCAAAGCCCTCGAAGAATACAGCACGGCCGAAGCCATGTTTCCCGATAATATCGAAATGAAATACTGGCATGCCGTCAGCCTGGCCAACCTGGGTAAAATGGAAGATGCCCTCCCTATCTTCGCCTCCTGCTTCAAAGCCAGTGACAACTGGAAAACGGTGACGCGGCACATTGTAAAAAACGGGATGCTGGCCGTTTCAGTGGAAGACCTGAAGCGGATTTTGAAGGAATAATAAACTTTACTCCTCCTTCAAAAACTCATCTGTAAAGTGGGCCTTGCCTTTGGGTTTGGAAAATTTTTCTTCATTAAAGGATTGGGATCCGCCTTTGGGAATGGACAGGCTTTGCCATGCTGTTCCACAGATCATTTTGCCTAGAAAGACGATCTGGCCGACATGGTAAGCATAATGAGCCAACTGGCGGTTGATGGCTTCGGTGACCGTATGTCCCTGGTTGCGGATGTAGATGATTTTGCCGAGGTCTTCGTCCGTCAGCGGATCAATGGCTTGAAAAAGACAATCCCAGCCTTCGTTCCATTGCTGTTCCATTTCCTTCCGGCTACGGATATCAGCCTCGAATTCTTCCTCTCTTTTTCGCCATTGCTTTTCGCCATCGGCCGTCAGGAAATCCGTCCATCTGGAAAGCATATTGCCCCACATATGTTTGACGATAATGGCAATGCTGTTGCTGTCGTCATTGTATTGCCAGAAGAGTTTATCGTCAGGTACCTGGATCATGGTTTTGGTTCCCAGCATTTTGTAGTATTCAAATTGTTTGCGGATGCTGGTAAAGTAAGCATTTTGCATGGTTTGAGTGTTTTTGTTCAAATGGAGCTTCACGACATCAGTACCGTCAGGTCGGGGTTGTTTCAATCTTCCTCAATCTCTTTCAATCTCCCTCAATCTTCTTCAAGGTATGCCGCCAACTTACGCCAAGGGTTTTATTTTTGAAACAAAAATTAAAAAAAAAAGATCAATTCGGCAAGGCAGAACCGTTTACGTCACCGATTTTTATGGCGATGAAATTTACATTCAATTGATCCGCAGAAGAATTATTAATATGTATCACCTCAGGAAAAGCCTCTGCCCAAGGAAAATTTGGATCTGGAAAAACATAACTTGCATCGACAAAACGCCAGGAATTGTTTTCGGGAAATTCATCATAAATACCCAAAATGAGTTTCCGTAGCTGGATGATGTCTAAAATCGAAACATGTCCTGAATGATTCACATCCGCCGCTATTATTTTATAAGGAGAGTCTAATGTTTGTAAACCCAATATGTGTTTTTGAATCAACACAGCATCAAAGGTGGAAACCCCGTTATTGGGATTTCCATTAAAGGAAGGGGAAATGGTCAATTCTTCTCCAAAATAAATATTATACATATAATAACTCCCATCCGTTGCCGTAAAACTAACCTGTTCAGCTTCATTGGTAAGAACCACTTTGACATTCCCCACCCCTTCATCATCTTCTGTTCCTATGAACCCAGCAATAACAGGATCCCCTTCTGTAACACAAGTGGGCCAAATTTGAAGAAAAACGTATAACTCACAGGAGCTGTAATTGGGTCCGCCAAGCATTCCATCTGGCTGAAGGGCATAAGGATTGAAAGTATTATCCCAGATAAAAACAGTTAGTGATATTGTCGATTCGTCGTTACAATCAAAAAAGATACTGTCCTGTTCCATGGAAGGAATATCCTCCCCTGAAATGATTTCACTTGTTCTATGGATAGAATAGGTCAGCGGTTCAGAACAATAATCTAATGCATTTGTGACAAAACTTGAAGCAAAAACCAAAATACCGCAACAATTGACATTGGATTGGGGCATCAGGGTAACGGCAAGCCCGTTTACACACTCCAACACAGGCGCCACACAATCCACCACACTAAAACTCACATCCGCCACCAGGGTATCCACCCCACGGATCGCCGTCACCTCAAAAGTATATTGACCTATGGGATAATTTCCTGAAATAAAATAACCGGGGTACACACCACTCAACGAGCCATACAAGTCTTCTCCTGGCATCGCTCCGTTTACGGACAGTTGATGCGTAACCGTCAGGCCTTCCGTTTCATTGGCCGAAAGGCTGAAAGGAAAACTGACCACTCCGGTACACCCTAAAGTGTCAAAACTGCAGATGCTTTCCAATGGGGTGTAATTGATGTTGAGGTTTTGACCGTAGAAAGTCGTTTGCGACAGGAAAAGGCCGGCCATCAAAAGCTGAATTTTAAAAATTGGGAGAGTCGTTTTGTTCATGGGATATAGTTTACAATTTGATAAAAAAAGATCAGTTCGGTACCGCGGAACCATTGACGTCACCGATTTTTATGGCAATGTAGTTAATTTCCACATTACCCTGGAGGTTTCCAATATTGACCACCTCCGGGTATTCTCCGGGATTTCCGGGATCTGTAAAAATATAATCCGCATCAACAAACCGCCAGGAAGTATTGGAAGGAAAACCCTCTTCCATTCCGGTAAAGACCGTCTGAAGGTCAAGCAGATCTGCCTCGGTGATTATGCCGTTATGATCCACATCGGCTGCGATCAATTGATAAGGGGAATTAAAGGGGGCTTGCCCAAGTATATGTTTGGAAATGAGCAACAGATCAAAAGTAGAAACGCCATTTAATACATCACCATTCATACTCACCGAAAGCTCACAGGCACTTCCTTCCGGAATTCCTTCAAATACAAAAATCCCGGCGGCATTCGTTTCAGTGACAAAACCTGATGCACAGGACAGCGTGACGACCACTCCCTCCATGGGTTCATCATTCACGTTGGCAATCGTTCCAAATATAGTTTGACAAAAAATGGCGGAAGAATGGATAAATAACAGACACAAAAGTCCCCAAAGTGGTTTTAGGTTGGTTGAATTCATGAGATTTGAATTTAAAGTTATTACCAAATATACGGTTCTTTGAGCATATTCGCAAACATGTTGTTTGGGCAGCATGGACGTAAAATGGGGGTAATATGATTTGAGTTTGATTTCTTTTTTAATTTGAGATACCAGATTCCGGAGGCGAAGATCCCTCATTCCTGTCTCCCAAATTACCAACTGCACATACGGGCTTCATTTTTTGGAGCGATTTTTTGTAAGAATTGATCTTTGGTCTATCTTGGGTGGCATTTCCGTGCAAAACCATTTTTCCTCAATTACAAATCATAAAAATGCAATCATTCTACACTTCAATTAAAACGGCATTGTTCGTCCTGCTGGCCGTACAACTCAGTGCACAAATTTCTTTTACCAACCGGAACGACCTGCTCACCAACAGCAATTTTCACAGTGGTGTGGGGATCGCTGTACTGGACATGAATAACGACGGACTCGATGACATCGCCCGTATGGATAACGGGCATACGGTTGAAATCCAGCACCAGCTTCCCGGAGGAAATGGTTTTTCCAGTTTGTCGGTCATGACGGTAAACGGCGGCAGCCAGTGGAGCATGTGTGCCGGTGATGTGGACAATAACGGCTACAACGATATCCTGGCCGGCGGGTATTACGACAAAATCAAAATACTTAGCGCCAATGACGATGGTACGGCTTATACCAACCAGTTTGCGCCCGGAGCCAATATTTTCGCACAGTGCTCCAATATGGCCGACATCAACAATGATGGCTTTCTCGATCTTTTTGTTTGTCACGATGACGGGGAAAGCCGCATTTGGGCCAATAATGGAGATGGAACTTTTTCCGAAGCAGACTACTGGATCGATATGACGACTACTCCTGCTTCCGACAATTCCGGGAACTACGGCAGCATCTGGACCGATTTTGATAATGATGGCGACATCGATCTGTACATTGCCAAATGCCGGGGTGGTGTAAGCGACCCTACGGACCCGCGTCGTATCAACGCCCTTTTTGTGAACGACGGCAACAATAATTATACCGAGGCCGCTGAAACATACGGTCTCAAGATCGGTGCCCAATCCTGGACGGCGGACTTCAATGATATTGACAATGACGGTGACCTCGACTGTTTTGTCACCAACCACGATGTATCCAATATGCTGCTGGAAAATGACGGTACCGGCCATTTTACAGACATCTCCGTAACGGCAGGTATCAATGGTACAGGGGGATTTCCCATTCAGGGGGTCATGCGTGATTTTGACAACGATGGCTTTGTGGATATTATGATCGCCGGAGGTTCTCATCAATTGTATCGCAACAACGGGGACAAGACTTTTTCCCTCGTCAATGGATTATTCGATAATAACGACATGGAATCCTACGGCATCGGGGATCTGAACAATGACGGTTACCTCGACATTTATGGCGGTTATGCCCAAATTTATACCAACCCTTCCAATATTGATGATGTGTTGTGGATCAATAACGGTGGCGACAATCATTACCTTTCGGTTCATCTTTCAGGCAACCAAAGCAATAAAAGCGGGGTAGGTTCCCGTGTGGAAATCTACGGCAACTGGGGAATCCAGGTGCGTGAAGTAAGATCAGGGGAAAGCTACGGCATTCAAAATTCCATGAATTGCCATTTCGGGCTCGGGCAAAACGACATGATCGATTCCCTGATCGTGCGCTGGCCTTCAGGAATTGTCGATAAATTTGAAAATGTGGAAGCGAACCAGCTGATCACCGTAAATGAGAACAATTGCATCAGCCCCAATGCAGAACTGACGGTGGATGGATCAACCACCATTTGTCCGGGGGACAGCACCACCCTGGTGGCTCCGGAAGGATTTTTCTACAGTTGGTCCACCGGCGATACCACCCAGACGATCAATGTGACCGACCAGGGAAGTTATAATGTGACCATCGACGACGGTTCCGGGTGTAAAGGCATTTCTGCTGTCATCAACATCCTTGTCAATCCGGAAATCACCCCTACCATTGCCATGGAAGGAGACCAAACCCTCTGCCAGGGAGAAACCATTACCCTTACTGCCTCAGAAGCAGAAAGTTATTTATGGTCCAACGGTGAAACCACCCAATCTATCGAAGTATCGGGAGAAGATAGTTATCATGTTACGGTTCCAGGGTTATGTCAGGATTTCACCTCTCCGGACTTCTATCCCGGGGTAACGGTTTTATATCCTGAGGTTCCTGAAGTGGAAAATGACACGCTTTATGAAATAGGTTCTGCCACATTGACCGCCGTTGGAGACAGCCTTAACTGGTTTGATGCCCTCGGCAATCTGGTCGGTACTGAGAATACCTTTGAAACTCCTGAGCTATTGGAAACCACGTCTTACTTCGTGACCAACACCCAGACCTTTGAATCCAGCTTCTTTACAGGAATGGAAGCCCCCAATGCCAGCACCCCATACAGTGGTGGCCAATACAACGGTGAAACGATTTTTGATGCTTTAGAACCTTTCGTCCTCAGAAACGTAACCGTTTATACCGATACCCCGGGGGAACGGATCATTGAACTGCGTAACAGCAACGGCGACGTGTTGCAATCCCTCAGTTTCATTGCTGTAGAAGGTGAGCAGATCGTTTCTTTGAATTTTGAAGTACCTGCCGGAGAAGACATGGTTCTTACTACCAATACAGAAAAAAACCTGGAAATCTTCGGCACCAATTCCCCCAGATTTCAAAGAAGTAATATGGGGGTTGCTTATCCTTATATTGTAGATGAAGTATTGAGTATCAAAAACTCCAACCTGGGCATCGAATACTACTACTATTTCTTCAACTGGGAAATCAAAACCATTGGAAAAATATGCTCCAGCGACGCCGTGGAGGTTACGGTCGAACTCATTTTGACGGCCACCAATGAAGTAAATGCGCAGGGAAGCCTCACGGTTTCCCCCAATCCTTCCACCGGGCAGTTCACCATTCAGCTAAAAGAAATACCACAGCAAGGTGACGTAATACATATTTACAACTTTGCAGGGGCCTTGGTACAGACCACCACTGTGCGCGATCAATCACTCTCGCAGAAAGTTTCCATAAGGAACCCCACCAGCGGCTTTTACCTGGTGGAAGTCGTAAGTGGTAATAAAATTTATACTGGAAAAGTGGTCATTGAATAAGCATTGAATACCTTAAAAGGAATTAGCTGCTAATAAAAATGCTGCGAGATACGGGTTGCGGATGGAAAATCCGCAACCCGTATTATTTAAAAAAATAATGCTCGTCACGACATCCTGTCGGCAACGGTAAAGGTGGCGGACTCCTGTCCTCCAGGAAAATACTCAAGGTTGGATCAGAAAACAATCCTCCGTGAAATAACCCCATGATCGGTTTCCACCCTGATCACAAAAAGGCCTTTACCCTCCAAATGGATCTGGCGCCGATTCCCTTCAAAAAATCTCACCCGTTGTCCGGCCAGGTTGAATACTTCCACTTTCAATACCCGCACCTCGTTTGGAAGATCAAACAATACCGTGCCTTCTGCAGCCGGGTTTGGGTAAAGCAAAAAATCATTGGTCGAAGGTTCGTTCACGGCCACATATTCCGGGATAAGAATATTGGACAACAGTTGTTCTTTCACCACCACCGGCAGACGATCGGCATTAAGGAACATGCCTTTGAACAATTCGATCTCGGGGGTACTCACTGCAAACAACTCACTCACCCATCTTGGAGGCAGCGTTTGGTAATGCACTTTCGCTCTTACCTTAACAATGCCATTGTATCCGTTTAAAGGAACGTGATAATGAATGATGTCTTTTCCCGTGCCTTCTACTCCCAGGTCATTCCTGTTAAAATCAGGATCGATTAAGGCTGTTCCGGCAATCACCGTGGTATCATAAACCACATCATCCGTGGTAAATCCAAGGGGCGGCAGACGATTGTCCTTGGCCGGGGTATTGGCCCGCTCCAGGATGGTGGTAAAATTGCCATTTACATCTACAGGCACTAACTGGTAAATTTGCACCTGATCTTCCTGGTTGATGACATTATAATGGGGTTCATAATTCGGATCCTGCCCCACTATTTCATAATTTTCACCCATTTTCCCGGAATGAAAAAGGGTATCTCCAGCTTCAGAAATCATAAAAAATTCGACATAAGCACGGCGACTCGGATATCCGGAAGGAAATTTGTGTCCCGCTTTATTGGTGAGCTCAAGGTTGAAAAAGGCCGTATCATTCTGAGCTTCTACAAAACTCAGCGAAATGTCCAGTGATTTTGATTTGAGCATCGTAAACGTCTTGGCAATCGTCTCATTGAAAGCCGACAATTTGGCGTCAAGTCCCAGGGTATCCCGGTTATTTTTCATCAACTGCAACATAAAAGTATTGGCCCCGGTAAGTTCGTGAAGGCCGAAAGGAACCCTGCCTTCAATTTTCATATTGTCGGAAGAAATGATCACGGGTTCCTCCAGTCGTGGCATATGACAACCCTGGCAGGTGATGTTCTCATCATTATATGTTGAATTGAGCCATTCGTGGTAAGTGGCCTGTTCCACAAACTCATTGCCGGTAGGCTGTCCTTCCAGATCAACAGAATGAGTGATCAGCGTATGGCAGGAAGCACAAACTCCCGCATCATTGATGTGGGGGCCATAAGTTGGCG carries:
- a CDS encoding ATP-binding protein, with amino-acid sequence MQKSSPFKFLDAYEKEDQDIFFGRDTEVEVLYQMTYQSNLLLVYGMSGTGKTSIIRCGLANRFEKSDWFDIYVRRQENINDSLVRELNARDSLNSFEDGNTVPQMVHSLYLDHLRPVYLIFDQFEELFILGTEEEQQQLIITIKAILDTQDLPCKIIIVMREEYLAHMSNFEKVVPTLFDKRLRIEPMTRALAKEVILRTARNEKFNIELCYDEIADDIIDKVTEGKGRVPLTYLQVFLDKMYREAYEKDPNQIVFDNELVEEIGEIDDVLESFLDEQLKIFSREVDGWDEALRFLKVFVSDKGTKIPVHRSALPDLLPNFSLIRINIHLNFFVNRRILRPLDDDQYEMAHDSLASKIFRSRTKGIPMPAELNINESHETPFLGFEPYTENFADIFYGRDEELEDLFYKIVNDIDIRTTLVIGPMGVGKTSLIRAGLLPRLRILFNTQYIRCNRAFIDSPEVQQILSTEPVAGSEPLLLKLAFKWEKKLPDPGERKIIVFDQFEEFFIWIKQQKELTYLFLHFGHLLESRLNIDLVLVVRDEFFSQLQDLEAFVPALLEEQVRVKHMSFRKAKEVVKSMMEKAAMQVEDEGIIDKIVGNILEDNGKVNLTYLQLYLERLYREV
- a CDS encoding DUF1572 family protein, translated to MQNAYFTSIRKQFEYYKMLGTKTMIQVPDDKLFWQYNDDSNSIAIIVKHMWGNMLSRWTDFLTADGEKQWRKREEEFEADIRSRKEMEQQWNEGWDCLFQAIDPLTDEDLGKIIYIRNQGHTVTEAINRQLAHYAYHVGQIVFLGKMICGTAWQSLSIPKGGSQSFNEEKFSKPKGKAHFTDEFLKEE
- a CDS encoding DUF1028 domain-containing protein, coding for MSKRIFASITFLVLFLQYSPIMAQQIYGNNPLVHTYSIVAIDRETGEMGVAVQSHWFSVGSIVIWGEAGVGVIATQSFVNPAYGPNGLELMKMGFSAEEALEMLLKKDEGREVRQVAFLDAGGNVSTHTGTGCIDFAGSQQGDGYSVQANLMASDQVWPMMAKAYEGSKGKPLAERLIIALEATQAAGGDLRGKQSAAILVVAPESTGQSWVDRLIDLRVEDHPTPVKELRRLLKVHTAYTHMNNGDLAIEHGDVPKALEEYSTAEAMFPDNIEMKYWHAVSLANLGKMEDALPIFASCFKASDNWKTVTRHIVKNGMLAVSVEDLKRILKE
- a CDS encoding VCBS repeat-containing protein, with translation MQSFYTSIKTALFVLLAVQLSAQISFTNRNDLLTNSNFHSGVGIAVLDMNNDGLDDIARMDNGHTVEIQHQLPGGNGFSSLSVMTVNGGSQWSMCAGDVDNNGYNDILAGGYYDKIKILSANDDGTAYTNQFAPGANIFAQCSNMADINNDGFLDLFVCHDDGESRIWANNGDGTFSEADYWIDMTTTPASDNSGNYGSIWTDFDNDGDIDLYIAKCRGGVSDPTDPRRINALFVNDGNNNYTEAAETYGLKIGAQSWTADFNDIDNDGDLDCFVTNHDVSNMLLENDGTGHFTDISVTAGINGTGGFPIQGVMRDFDNDGFVDIMIAGGSHQLYRNNGDKTFSLVNGLFDNNDMESYGIGDLNNDGYLDIYGGYAQIYTNPSNIDDVLWINNGGDNHYLSVHLSGNQSNKSGVGSRVEIYGNWGIQVREVRSGESYGIQNSMNCHFGLGQNDMIDSLIVRWPSGIVDKFENVEANQLITVNENNCISPNAELTVDGSTTICPGDSTTLVAPEGFFYSWSTGDTTQTINVTDQGSYNVTIDDGSGCKGISAVINILVNPEITPTIAMEGDQTLCQGETITLTASEAESYLWSNGETTQSIEVSGEDSYHVTVPGLCQDFTSPDFYPGVTVLYPEVPEVENDTLYEIGSATLTAVGDSLNWFDALGNLVGTENTFETPELLETTSYFVTNTQTFESSFFTGMEAPNASTPYSGGQYNGETIFDALEPFVLRNVTVYTDTPGERIIELRNSNGDVLQSLSFIAVEGEQIVSLNFEVPAGEDMVLTTNTEKNLEIFGTNSPRFQRSNMGVAYPYIVDEVLSIKNSNLGIEYYYYFFNWEIKTIGKICSSDAVEVTVELILTATNEVNAQGSLTVSPNPSTGQFTIQLKEIPQQGDVIHIYNFAGALVQTTTVRDQSLSQKVSIRNPTSGFYLVEVVSGNKIYTGKVVIE